A stretch of the Actinomyces qiguomingii genome encodes the following:
- a CDS encoding ParA family protein has protein sequence MSDAQQPGLIDPPETTAEYLQEEEEKVFPVPAPLESHGPARVIAMCNQKGGVGKTTTTINLGAALAEYGRRVLVVDFDPQGAASAGLGVNAHELDKTVYDMLVAVRPDVRPIIHSTSVAGLDLIPANIDLSAAEVQLVGEVAREQALARVLRPVLDDYDAVIVDCQPSLGLLTVNALTAAHGVMIPLETEFFALRGVALLVETVDRVRDRINPRLQIDGILATMVDPRTLHSREVLERLIEAFGDKLFDTQIRRTVKFPDASVASEPITSYAPGHPGAEAYRRLAREVIARGNVA, from the coding sequence GTGAGTGACGCCCAGCAACCCGGCCTGATCGATCCGCCCGAGACCACTGCCGAGTACCTCCAGGAGGAGGAAGAGAAGGTCTTCCCCGTTCCGGCGCCGCTTGAATCGCACGGCCCCGCCCGCGTTATCGCCATGTGCAACCAGAAGGGCGGCGTCGGTAAGACCACCACCACCATTAATCTGGGCGCGGCCTTGGCCGAATACGGGCGTCGTGTGCTGGTAGTCGACTTCGACCCGCAGGGCGCGGCCAGCGCCGGCCTGGGAGTTAACGCGCACGAGTTGGACAAGACGGTCTACGACATGCTGGTGGCTGTCCGTCCGGACGTGCGTCCGATCATCCACTCCACCTCCGTTGCGGGTCTGGATCTGATCCCCGCGAATATCGACCTTTCGGCCGCTGAGGTGCAGCTGGTGGGCGAGGTCGCCCGCGAGCAGGCGCTGGCTCGCGTGCTACGTCCCGTGCTGGATGATTATGACGCCGTCATCGTGGACTGCCAGCCCTCACTAGGACTGCTCACCGTCAACGCGCTGACGGCGGCCCATGGCGTCATGATTCCTCTGGAGACCGAGTTCTTCGCGCTGCGTGGCGTGGCGCTGCTGGTGGAGACCGTGGACCGGGTGCGTGATCGAATCAACCCGCGTCTGCAGATCGATGGCATCCTGGCCACCATGGTGGACCCGCGCACCCTCCACTCTCGGGAAGTGCTCGAACGTCTGATCGAGGCATTCGGAGACAAGCTCTTCGACACGCAGATACGCCGCACCGTCAAGTTTCCGGACGCCTCCGTCGCGAGCGAACCCATCACCAGCTATGCCCCCGGACACCCGGGAGCCGAGGCCTACCGGCGTCTGGCCCGGGAGGTCATCGCCCGCGGCAATGTCGCCTGA
- the tpiA gene encoding triose-phosphate isomerase — protein MSNRTPLMAGNWKMNLDHLEANHLLQGLAMALSDAGHDYTECEVLVIPPFTDIRSVQTVVEADSLDIKYGAQDVSIHDNGAYTGEISTAMLTKLGCTYVVMGHSERREYHNESDELVGAKARKVLDAGMTPILCCGEALEVRKAGTHVDFVLGQIRAALAGWSAEEVAKIVIAYEPIWAIGTGETATAADAQEVCGAIRQALRSDYGDATADATRILYGGSAKPANIKELMAQADIDGALVGGASLKADSFAQMAGFYA, from the coding sequence ATGAGCAACCGCACCCCGCTGATGGCGGGCAACTGGAAGATGAACCTCGACCACCTCGAGGCCAACCACCTGCTCCAGGGCCTGGCCATGGCCCTGAGCGACGCCGGCCATGACTACACCGAGTGTGAGGTCTTGGTGATTCCGCCGTTCACGGACATCCGCTCCGTCCAGACCGTGGTGGAGGCCGACTCCCTGGACATTAAGTACGGCGCCCAGGACGTATCCATCCACGACAACGGTGCCTACACCGGTGAGATCTCCACCGCTATGCTCACCAAGCTCGGCTGCACCTATGTGGTTATGGGCCACTCCGAGCGCCGCGAGTACCACAATGAGTCCGATGAACTGGTCGGCGCCAAGGCCCGGAAGGTGCTGGACGCCGGCATGACGCCGATCCTGTGCTGCGGCGAGGCCCTGGAGGTCCGCAAGGCCGGCACCCATGTCGACTTCGTGCTGGGCCAGATCCGTGCGGCTCTGGCGGGCTGGTCCGCCGAGGAGGTCGCCAAGATCGTGATCGCCTACGAGCCCATCTGGGCCATCGGCACCGGTGAGACCGCCACCGCGGCCGACGCCCAGGAGGTGTGCGGCGCCATCCGTCAGGCCCTGCGCTCTGACTACGGCGACGCCACCGCCGATGCCACCCGCATCCTCTACGGAGGCTCCGCCAAGCCCGCCAACATCAAGGAGCTGATGGCCCAGGCGGACATCGACGGAGCCCTGGTGGGCGGCGCCTCGCTGAAGGCCGACTCCTTTGCGCAGATGGCCGGTTTCTACGCCTGA
- the whiA gene encoding DNA-binding protein WhiA, whose protein sequence is MSLTVTVKDELARVSTDNAAQRRAEVASMLRFAGGLHIVSGRIVVEAELDHGGAVRRLHRDLRELFGMTPEVLVVQAGSLHRGSRYVLRVTDRGRDLARLTGLVDGHGRPVRGMPVAVVQGGRNASAAAWRGAFLARGSLTEPGRSSALEITCPGSEAALALVGAARRFEVAAKAREVRGTDRVVVRDGEAISVLLQKMGAVEANTNWVERRTRRETRGTANRLANFDDANLRRSVRAAVTSGARVERAFEILGDDVPDHLVQAGRLRIQNKQASLEELGRMADPPLTKDAVAGRIRRLLAMADKRAHELGMPDTEAALTQDMLDM, encoded by the coding sequence ATGTCGCTGACGGTTACCGTCAAGGACGAGCTCGCACGCGTGAGTACCGACAACGCCGCCCAGCGGCGTGCCGAGGTAGCTTCAATGCTGCGCTTCGCCGGCGGCCTGCATATCGTTTCCGGCCGTATCGTGGTCGAGGCCGAACTCGATCACGGCGGCGCCGTGCGTCGACTGCACCGCGATTTGCGGGAGCTGTTTGGCATGACCCCCGAGGTGCTAGTGGTGCAGGCCGGCTCCCTGCACCGCGGCAGCCGCTACGTGCTGCGCGTAACCGATCGCGGCCGTGACCTGGCGCGACTGACCGGCCTGGTGGACGGTCACGGCCGACCCGTGCGCGGTATGCCCGTGGCCGTGGTTCAGGGCGGACGCAATGCCTCCGCCGCGGCCTGGCGCGGCGCCTTTCTGGCCCGTGGTTCACTGACGGAGCCCGGTCGCTCCTCCGCCCTGGAGATCACCTGCCCCGGCTCGGAGGCCGCCCTCGCCCTGGTTGGGGCCGCCCGCCGTTTTGAAGTGGCGGCCAAGGCCCGGGAGGTGCGCGGCACCGACAGGGTGGTGGTCCGTGACGGCGAGGCGATCAGCGTTCTGCTGCAGAAGATGGGCGCGGTGGAGGCCAATACCAACTGGGTGGAGCGCCGCACCCGCCGCGAGACCCGGGGCACGGCCAACCGCTTAGCCAATTTCGACGACGCCAACCTGCGCCGCTCGGTGCGGGCGGCCGTTACCTCAGGGGCGCGTGTGGAACGGGCCTTCGAGATCCTCGGAGACGACGTTCCCGATCACCTGGTGCAGGCCGGCCGGCTGCGTATTCAGAACAAGCAGGCCAGCCTGGAGGAACTCGGTCGCATGGCCGACCCGCCGCTGACCAAGGACGCGGTGGCCGGACGCATCCGCCGACTGCTGGCCATGGCGGACAAACGCGCCCACGAACTGGGTATGCCGGACACGGAGGCGGCGCTCACCCAGGACATGCTCGATATGTGA
- a CDS encoding site-specific tyrosine recombinase XerD — MAHLRVERGLSSNTLAAYARDLERYAEFLRSRAINAPARIGEADVAAFSETLRTGADGGRPLAASSVSRTVTAVRGWHKFLHAEGITDVDPSVSVRPPQVGRRLPKALTVEEVRRLLEAAGTDDSPVSLRDRALLELLYATGARISEAVGLVVDDLDAASGCLRLFGKGRRERIVPVGRYAWDALEAYLVRSRPVLAAKGRGVPEVFLNTLGRPLSRQSAWAVLQQAARRASLMGADDSSAEGNRRISPHTLRHSFATHLLAGGADVRVVQEMLGHASVTTTQIYTKVTVDHLREVYATSHPRARG; from the coding sequence CTGGCCCATCTGCGGGTCGAGCGCGGGCTCAGTTCGAATACGCTGGCGGCCTACGCGCGTGACCTGGAACGGTACGCCGAGTTCCTGCGTTCTCGTGCCATAAACGCCCCCGCGCGGATCGGTGAGGCGGATGTGGCCGCTTTCTCAGAGACCCTGCGCACCGGCGCCGACGGCGGCCGTCCGCTGGCCGCGTCCTCGGTCTCCCGCACCGTCACCGCTGTACGCGGCTGGCACAAGTTCCTTCACGCCGAGGGCATAACCGACGTCGACCCTTCTGTGTCCGTGCGGCCTCCGCAGGTGGGGCGGCGCCTGCCGAAGGCGCTTACCGTTGAGGAGGTGCGTCGACTTCTGGAGGCCGCAGGCACCGATGACTCCCCGGTTTCCCTGCGCGACCGCGCCCTGTTGGAGCTCCTGTACGCCACCGGCGCCCGCATCTCTGAGGCCGTGGGACTGGTGGTTGACGATCTCGACGCCGCTTCCGGATGCCTGCGCCTGTTCGGCAAGGGCCGCCGGGAGCGGATCGTGCCTGTGGGCCGATACGCCTGGGATGCCCTTGAGGCCTACCTGGTGCGTTCACGCCCCGTGCTGGCGGCCAAGGGACGGGGGGTGCCGGAGGTCTTCCTCAACACGCTCGGGCGTCCCCTGTCGCGGCAGTCCGCATGGGCGGTGCTACAGCAGGCGGCCCGACGTGCCTCACTGATGGGCGCCGACGACTCATCCGCTGAGGGGAACCGGCGCATCTCTCCACACACGCTGCGCCACTCCTTTGCCACGCATCTGCTTGCCGGCGGTGCCGATGTGCGCGTGGTGCAGGAGATGCTCGGCCACGCCTCGGTTACCACCACTCAGATTTACACCAAGGTCACCGTCGACCATCTGCGCGAGGTATATGCCACCAGCCACCCGCGCGCCCGCGGTTGA
- a CDS encoding DUF817 domain-containing protein, producing the protein MPVERAPLSRLRLLPLRLAQFAAIQLACCAFPIAVFAGMAVSVLVWNRMDLPLARYDALLIYVVVVQIAFVALKLETWRELAVICAFHLIGLALEVFKVRVGSWTYPDAGAVRLGGVPIFSGFMYASVGSYICQAFRRFDLRISDFRRWPVTVLAVAAYTNFYTHHFIWDLRWAVAGGFIVALWGSVVHFTVGGDRYRMPTSVSFVLIGVFLWLAENLGTFLNAWRYPDQQTGWHLVHTGKLGSWALLVTLSFVLVAAVKAEEGVRYGDGTARVTAPKERRRRSVSR; encoded by the coding sequence ATGCCTGTAGAACGCGCTCCGTTGAGCCGGTTGCGGCTGCTGCCGCTGCGCCTGGCCCAGTTCGCCGCCATCCAACTGGCCTGTTGCGCCTTCCCGATCGCCGTGTTCGCCGGCATGGCGGTCTCCGTGCTCGTCTGGAACCGGATGGACCTGCCACTGGCACGCTATGACGCGCTGCTCATCTACGTGGTAGTGGTGCAGATCGCCTTCGTAGCGCTGAAGCTTGAGACCTGGCGTGAACTGGCGGTGATCTGCGCCTTCCACCTTATCGGCCTGGCGCTGGAGGTCTTCAAGGTGCGCGTGGGCTCATGGACCTACCCGGATGCCGGGGCGGTGCGCCTGGGTGGGGTGCCGATCTTCTCGGGTTTCATGTACGCCTCGGTCGGCTCATACATTTGCCAGGCCTTCCGGCGTTTCGACCTGCGCATCTCCGACTTTCGCCGCTGGCCGGTGACGGTCCTGGCGGTGGCGGCCTATACGAACTTCTACACCCACCATTTCATCTGGGACCTGCGCTGGGCGGTGGCGGGAGGGTTCATCGTGGCTCTGTGGGGCTCCGTGGTGCACTTCACGGTGGGCGGTGACCGTTACCGCATGCCCACCTCCGTGTCATTCGTGCTCATCGGGGTCTTCCTATGGTTGGCGGAGAACCTCGGCACATTCCTCAATGCGTGGCGCTACCCGGACCAGCAGACGGGGTGGCACCTGGTGCACACCGGCAAGCTCGGCAGCTGGGCGCTGCTGGTGACCCTGAGTTTCGTGCTGGTGGCCGCCGTCAAGGCGGAGGAGGGCGTGCGCTACGGGGACGGGACGGCCAGGGTCACCGCGCCGAAGGAACGTCGCCGCCGGAGTGTGTCACGGTGA
- the gap gene encoding type I glyceraldehyde-3-phosphate dehydrogenase — protein MTTRVGINGFGRIGRNFFRAALEQGADFEVVAVNDLTDIKTLAHLLKFDSIMGRLAAEVTYDEQNIIVDGKPIRVLAEREPGNLPWADLGVDVVVESTGFFTDATKAQAHIDAGAKKVVISAPAKNEDGTFVVGVNEQDYDTTKHNIISNASCTTNCLAPVAKVLDEAFGIENGLMVTVHAYTGDQRIHDAPHKDLRRARAAALNIVPTSTGAARAVALVLPQLKGKLDGYAMRVPVPTGSVTDLTFKPSKPATVEEINAAVKAAAEGPLKGVLAYSEEDLVSTDIVGDAHSSVFDSKLTKVQGDQVKVVSWYDNEWGYSNRLVQLTALVCEKLA, from the coding sequence GTGACCACCCGCGTTGGTATCAACGGCTTCGGCCGCATCGGCCGCAACTTCTTCCGCGCCGCCCTCGAGCAGGGCGCCGACTTCGAGGTCGTGGCTGTCAACGACCTGACCGACATCAAGACCCTCGCCCACCTCCTCAAGTTCGACTCCATCATGGGCCGCCTCGCCGCCGAGGTCACCTACGACGAGCAGAACATCATCGTTGATGGCAAGCCGATCCGCGTCCTGGCCGAGCGCGAGCCCGGCAACCTGCCCTGGGCGGATCTGGGTGTCGACGTCGTCGTGGAGTCCACCGGTTTCTTCACCGACGCCACCAAGGCCCAGGCGCACATTGACGCCGGCGCCAAGAAGGTCGTCATTTCTGCCCCGGCGAAGAATGAGGATGGCACCTTCGTGGTCGGCGTCAACGAGCAGGACTACGACACCACCAAGCACAACATCATCTCGAACGCCTCCTGCACCACTAACTGCCTCGCCCCCGTGGCGAAGGTGCTGGACGAGGCCTTCGGTATCGAGAACGGCCTGATGGTGACCGTTCACGCCTACACCGGCGACCAGCGCATCCATGACGCGCCGCACAAGGACCTGCGTCGCGCCCGCGCTGCCGCCCTCAACATCGTCCCGACCTCCACCGGTGCCGCCCGCGCGGTCGCCCTCGTGCTCCCGCAGCTGAAGGGCAAGCTGGACGGCTACGCCATGCGCGTTCCGGTCCCGACCGGCTCGGTCACGGACCTGACCTTCAAGCCCTCCAAGCCGGCCACCGTTGAGGAGATCAACGCCGCCGTCAAGGCCGCTGCTGAGGGCCCGCTCAAGGGTGTTCTTGCCTACTCCGAGGAGGACCTGGTCTCCACCGACATCGTCGGTGACGCCCACTCCTCCGTCTTCGACTCCAAGCTCACCAAGGTGCAGGGCGACCAGGTCAAGGTCGTGTCCTGGTACGACAACGAGTGGGGTTACTCCAACCGTCTCGTCCAGCTGACCGCCCTGGTCTGCGAGAAGCTCGCCTGA
- a CDS encoding gluconeogenesis factor YvcK family protein produces MSEIPGGSRHDALAVPADGAESDTRARGTRATIDSAGWSRRGEEGPAVVALGGGHGLSATLRALRHVTHRLTAVVTVADDGGSSGRLRREFDCLPPGDLRMALAALTDETEWGLTWRDVLQHRFSGEGELNNHALGNLLILALWQLLGNEVEGLDWVGRLLSIHGRVIPMSASPLVIEADIVDDDSRQRVCGQVAVASTRGRMENVRVVPEDADAHPEAIHAIDAADWVILGPGSWYTSVLPHLILPSMRRALERTPARKAVVLNLSAQSGETDDMTVADHLRVLAEYAPALRLDVVVADPSVVEDVADLSAVAESMGAVLVLRQVRTGDALCHHDPLRLAAVFRDAFDGIVGDIAGALPLT; encoded by the coding sequence ATGAGTGAGATTCCGGGCGGATCCCGGCATGACGCATTGGCTGTGCCCGCAGACGGGGCAGAGTCCGACACCCGTGCACGCGGCACCCGTGCCACCATCGACTCGGCCGGCTGGAGCCGCCGCGGTGAGGAGGGGCCGGCCGTCGTCGCCCTGGGCGGCGGGCACGGGCTGTCAGCCACCCTGCGGGCCCTGCGCCACGTCACCCATCGGCTTACCGCCGTGGTCACGGTCGCCGACGACGGCGGCTCCTCGGGGCGACTGCGCCGCGAGTTCGACTGTCTGCCCCCCGGGGACCTGCGCATGGCGCTGGCCGCCCTTACCGACGAGACCGAATGGGGTCTGACCTGGCGCGATGTGCTCCAGCACCGCTTCTCCGGTGAGGGTGAGCTGAACAACCACGCCCTGGGCAACCTGCTCATACTGGCCCTGTGGCAGCTGCTGGGGAACGAGGTTGAGGGGCTGGACTGGGTCGGGCGGTTGCTGAGCATCCATGGCCGCGTGATCCCCATGAGCGCCTCCCCGCTGGTCATCGAGGCGGATATCGTTGACGACGACAGCCGCCAGCGCGTCTGCGGGCAGGTGGCGGTTGCCTCCACCCGCGGCCGGATGGAGAACGTGCGGGTGGTTCCCGAGGACGCGGACGCCCACCCTGAGGCGATCCATGCCATCGACGCCGCCGACTGGGTGATCCTCGGCCCCGGTTCCTGGTACACCTCCGTGCTGCCGCACCTGATCCTGCCCTCCATGCGGCGTGCGCTGGAGCGCACCCCTGCGCGTAAGGCAGTGGTGCTGAACCTATCGGCCCAAAGCGGTGAGACCGATGACATGACCGTGGCCGATCACCTGCGCGTCCTGGCGGAGTATGCGCCCGCCCTGCGGCTGGATGTGGTCGTCGCCGATCCCAGCGTAGTGGAGGATGTGGCCGATCTGAGCGCCGTCGCCGAGTCGATGGGAGCGGTTCTAGTGCTGAGACAGGTGCGCACGGGCGATGCACTGTGCCACCATGATCCTTTGCGGCTGGCTGCCGTCTTCCGGGACGCCTTCGACGGCATCGTCGGCGACATCGCCGGCGCATTGCCGCTAACCTGA
- the rapZ gene encoding RNase adapter RapZ, producing the protein MDAPDLTDPGRPPAPDGGRDRIPPSVPVTGHRATAPLPPGVPPRRRRDPLKDTVPRGIPALDEAAAPVPPAKRPEMIIVTGMSGAGRSRAANALEDLDWYVVDNLPPQLLPALAGMMTTVGAGVHRLAAVVDVRSREFFASFMQYLAQLRDTGVEVRLIFLDASDAALIRRFESSRRPHPLQGTGSILDGIQHERTLLAGLKGTADEVINTTDYSVHDLARRIRELVAHESDLALQVTVMSFGFKYGLPMDADHVLDVRFIPNPYWVTELRHLTGRDAPVAEYVFQQDGAADFVDGYVGLLIPALPRYVDELKPNVTIAAGCTGGKHRSVATAERIAASLRSAGFKVAVQHRDLGRE; encoded by the coding sequence ATGGATGCACCGGACCTAACCGACCCCGGCCGTCCGCCCGCACCGGACGGCGGCCGTGACCGGATCCCGCCGTCGGTTCCTGTGACCGGCCACCGCGCCACCGCCCCGCTCCCGCCTGGCGTCCCGCCGCGCAGGCGCAGGGACCCGCTCAAGGACACGGTGCCACGTGGCATTCCCGCCCTGGACGAGGCGGCCGCCCCGGTGCCTCCGGCCAAGCGGCCGGAGATGATCATTGTCACCGGCATGTCGGGTGCGGGGCGCTCTCGCGCCGCCAACGCCCTGGAGGATCTCGACTGGTATGTGGTGGACAATCTTCCCCCGCAGCTACTGCCGGCGCTGGCCGGCATGATGACCACGGTCGGCGCGGGCGTGCACCGGCTGGCCGCCGTCGTCGATGTGCGCAGCCGCGAGTTCTTCGCCTCCTTCATGCAGTACCTGGCGCAGTTGCGCGACACCGGCGTGGAGGTCCGCCTGATCTTCCTGGACGCCTCCGACGCCGCGCTGATCCGCCGCTTCGAGTCGTCTCGCCGTCCGCACCCGTTGCAGGGAACCGGCTCGATCCTGGACGGCATCCAGCATGAACGCACACTGCTGGCCGGCCTCAAGGGCACGGCCGACGAGGTCATTAATACCACCGACTACTCCGTGCACGATCTGGCCCGGCGCATCCGTGAACTGGTCGCCCACGAGTCCGATCTGGCCCTGCAGGTCACGGTCATGTCCTTCGGCTTCAAATACGGCCTGCCGATGGATGCCGACCACGTCCTGGACGTCCGCTTCATCCCCAACCCGTACTGGGTTACGGAGCTGCGGCACCTGACCGGACGGGATGCGCCCGTGGCCGAATACGTGTTCCAGCAGGACGGCGCAGCGGACTTCGTGGACGGTTACGTAGGCCTGCTGATTCCGGCGCTGCCCAGGTACGTCGATGAGCTCAAACCCAATGTCACCATCGCGGCGGGCTGTACCGGCGGCAAGCACCGCTCGGTGGCAACCGCCGAACGGATCGCCGCCAGCCTGCGATCCGCCGGCTTCAAGGTGGCCGTGCAGCACCGGGACCTGGGAAGGGAGTGA
- a CDS encoding phosphoglycerate kinase yields MKTIDSLGDLKGKRVLVRSDFNVPLDENKHITDDGRIRAALPTLKTLLDAGAKVIVTAHLGRPKGQVNPDFSLAPVATRLAELAGVDVTLAEDTVGEGAKAAVAALEPGNIVLLENVRFNAAETSKDDAERAAFAEQLAALADVFVSDGFGVVHRKQASVYDVARILPAASGLLVAKEIESLGRAVNDPVRPYTVVLGGSKVSDKLGVIANLLGKADRLLIGGGMAYTFLAAQGHEVGTSLLEKDQIDTVKGYLETAEANGVELLLPVDTVVAPEFKPDAPASVVSADAIPADQMGLDIGPKTRELFARAIASSKTVVWNGPMGVFEFPAFAEGTKAVAQAISDSDAFSVIGGGDSAAAVRTLGFDESTFSHISTGGGASLELLEGKTLPGIAVLED; encoded by the coding sequence ATGAAGACCATCGACTCCCTCGGTGACCTGAAGGGCAAGCGTGTCCTGGTCCGCTCCGATTTCAACGTCCCGCTCGACGAAAACAAGCACATCACCGACGACGGCCGTATCCGTGCCGCTCTGCCGACTCTTAAGACGCTGCTCGACGCCGGCGCGAAGGTGATTGTCACCGCTCACCTGGGCCGCCCCAAGGGGCAGGTCAACCCCGACTTCTCCCTGGCCCCGGTCGCCACACGGCTGGCCGAACTGGCCGGTGTGGACGTCACTTTGGCCGAGGACACCGTCGGTGAGGGCGCCAAGGCGGCAGTGGCCGCTTTGGAGCCCGGCAACATCGTCTTGCTGGAGAATGTCCGCTTCAACGCCGCCGAGACCTCCAAGGATGACGCCGAGCGTGCCGCCTTCGCCGAGCAACTGGCCGCACTGGCCGACGTGTTCGTCTCCGACGGTTTCGGCGTTGTACACCGCAAGCAGGCCTCCGTCTATGATGTGGCCCGCATCCTCCCGGCCGCCTCCGGGCTGCTTGTAGCTAAGGAGATCGAGTCCCTGGGCAGGGCCGTCAACGACCCCGTCCGGCCCTACACGGTGGTGCTGGGAGGATCCAAGGTCTCCGACAAGCTCGGCGTGATCGCCAATCTGCTGGGCAAGGCCGACCGCCTGCTGATCGGCGGCGGCATGGCCTACACCTTCCTCGCCGCGCAGGGCCACGAGGTTGGTACCTCCCTGTTGGAGAAGGACCAGATCGACACGGTCAAGGGATACCTTGAGACCGCCGAGGCGAACGGGGTGGAGCTGCTGCTGCCTGTTGACACCGTCGTCGCCCCCGAGTTCAAGCCGGATGCACCGGCTAGCGTGGTGTCCGCGGACGCGATCCCCGCGGACCAGATGGGTCTGGATATCGGCCCCAAGACCAGGGAGCTGTTCGCCCGGGCGATCGCCTCCTCTAAGACGGTGGTTTGGAACGGCCCCATGGGCGTATTCGAGTTCCCGGCCTTCGCCGAGGGCACCAAGGCCGTGGCCCAGGCCATCTCGGACTCAGACGCCTTCTCCGTGATCGGTGGTGGCGACTCCGCCGCGGCCGTGCGCACGCTCGGCTTCGATGAGTCCACCTTCTCCCACATCTCCACCGGCGGCGGTGCCTCCCTGGAGTTGCTGGAGGGCAAGACCCTGCCCGGCATCGCCGTCCTCGAGGACTGA
- the purT gene encoding formate-dependent phosphoribosylglycinamide formyltransferase, translated as MTAFNSSSPAAEGIGTPDTKCATRVALLGSGELGKEVTIALARLGVEVTAIDRYAGAPAQQVAHHALTVDMSDPAALTAAIESTGARIVVPEIEALATDALVALEQAEAVRVVPTARAARLTMDREGIRRLAAEELGLPTSPYAFASSALELAAEAERIGYPCIVKPVMSSSGHGQCLVHGPNDVTTAWRLATTRGRVDRGRVIVEGFIEFDSEITLLTVRSRDPRSGRTVTSFCEPIGHRQVDGDYVESWQPHPLPPGARERAQQVAAAVTEALGGWGLFGVELFICGQEVLFSEVSPRPHDTGMVTLASQRLSEFELHARALLGLPVDTTLHSPGASAVIKSPLQSAPGAGVSYTGVAQALAVPGSDLRLFGKPDAHPGRRLGVAVAAAEDIATARRRAQEAAGAVTVTHSGGDVPSAR; from the coding sequence GTGACCGCATTCAACTCCTCCTCCCCCGCCGCCGAGGGCATCGGCACCCCGGACACGAAGTGCGCCACCCGCGTGGCGCTGCTCGGCTCGGGCGAACTGGGCAAGGAGGTCACGATCGCGCTGGCGCGTTTAGGGGTGGAGGTCACCGCGATCGACCGGTATGCGGGGGCCCCCGCCCAGCAGGTCGCGCATCACGCCCTGACCGTGGACATGTCCGACCCGGCGGCGCTTACGGCCGCGATCGAATCCACCGGGGCGAGGATCGTCGTGCCGGAGATCGAGGCCTTGGCGACCGATGCCCTGGTGGCACTGGAGCAGGCCGAGGCGGTGCGGGTGGTGCCCACCGCCAGGGCAGCTCGACTGACCATGGATCGGGAGGGCATACGTAGACTCGCCGCCGAGGAGCTCGGCCTGCCCACCAGCCCCTACGCCTTCGCCTCCAGTGCTCTGGAACTGGCCGCCGAGGCCGAACGGATCGGTTACCCATGCATCGTCAAGCCGGTGATGTCCTCCTCCGGGCACGGCCAGTGTCTGGTGCACGGCCCCAATGACGTGACCACCGCCTGGCGCCTGGCGACCACCCGGGGCCGGGTGGACCGGGGCCGGGTGATTGTGGAGGGGTTCATTGAATTCGACTCCGAGATCACGCTGCTGACGGTGCGCTCCCGCGACCCGCGCAGCGGCCGGACCGTCACCTCATTTTGTGAACCGATCGGGCACCGGCAGGTGGACGGGGACTACGTGGAGTCCTGGCAGCCGCACCCACTGCCCCCGGGCGCACGGGAGCGGGCACAGCAGGTCGCCGCCGCGGTGACGGAGGCACTGGGCGGCTGGGGCCTGTTCGGAGTGGAGCTGTTCATCTGCGGGCAGGAGGTGCTCTTCTCGGAGGTCTCCCCCCGCCCGCATGACACCGGCATGGTGACCCTGGCGAGCCAGCGTCTAAGTGAGTTTGAACTGCACGCCCGAGCCCTGCTGGGGCTGCCCGTGGATACGACGCTGCACTCCCCCGGTGCCTCCGCCGTCATCAAGTCGCCCCTCCAATCCGCGCCCGGCGCCGGGGTGAGCTACACGGGCGTGGCCCAGGCGCTGGCCGTGCCGGGCAGTGACCTGCGCCTGTTCGGCAAGCCCGATGCGCATCCGGGTCGACGCCTGGGTGTGGCCGTGGCCGCAGCCGAGGACATCGCCACGGCCCGGCGGCGCGCGCAGGAGGCGGCCGGGGCCGTCACCGTGACACACTCCGGCGGCGACGTTCCTTCGGCGCGGTGA
- the secG gene encoding preprotein translocase subunit SecG, protein MGALTIILQVLLVLSSFFLIMTILMHKGRGGGLSDMFGGGISSSAGSSGVAERNLNRITVGVALLWAATIISLGLVARFA, encoded by the coding sequence GTGGGAGCACTGACCATCATCCTGCAAGTGCTGCTGGTGCTATCCAGTTTCTTCTTGATCATGACGATCCTGATGCATAAGGGCAGGGGCGGTGGCCTGTCCGACATGTTCGGTGGCGGTATCTCATCTTCGGCGGGATCCTCCGGAGTCGCCGAGCGCAACCTCAACCGCATCACCGTAGGCGTCGCTCTGCTTTGGGCGGCCACCATTATCAGTCTCGGGCTGGTAGCCCGCTTCGCCTGA